aatcaATAAAGAGTTTAAGCCCCACACATGATGCCCAAAGCAGATGCCTCTCATAGCCAAGCAGAAAATTCCCATCAATAGGATATTCTCTTTTAAACTCTAACATCCTTCCCCAGGTTCCATGGTGTTGGGCTGCCAGACTACAGTGCAACATCACCTAGGGAGACACCAGGCAGTCCGCATCAGGAACTTCAGTTTCTGTGTGTAATTGTGCATTGGTGGCAAGCCTCATCAGGCCTTACAGTCATCCAAAAAGCAACGAAACTCATCTGAGTCAGAATTTTCACTTTAAGTGATGTCATCATCagttagtttcaagttctgtgCCTTATCTCTTCAAAAAGTCATTTGACTGTCAAGGAAGCCTCCAATCAGCGTGAGACATGTAGGCTGAGGTCTGGGACCAAGGGAGACCTTCATTCTTCTTCAGTTggttagtgagtgttgtcattaccACCTGTCCTCTAGGCTCCCTGAGGCAGGTGAGGCAAGCTAGCAAATGAGAGCACTGGGCCCTAACACCCACACTGGTTCCTGGCTGGAAAATATCATCTAAAACTAATAACAAATAAGCTATCTAATAAAATCAACTTCCAATCACTATGAACTCCTACTACACTGTTCTACCTTGAAACAAGATTCATTAATAGAACACatatcagtgtcttcctctgggcTCCATGAATGAGCACATTGTGCCATCCATACACAACACGGAAAATACATGATACAGATGTACCATACATGACAGAGgttgaacatacatacacatatatacaccaccCTACATtcactctcacacacagagacagacagacagacagacagacagacaaacagacattcCCCCTTATATAGTCCTGTGGGATTCAAATCATAGCAAATCTATGATAGTCACCATGATGGTTTGGATCGTGACATGGCTAAAGTCCTGCAATTAAAGGAAATGTAGTTAAGGAATAGAAAAcacctgttttgaaaaaacttATACTTTTTATATCATACCAAAAGAGACATTCATGTGACCAGTCTAGACACATAATCTAGGTTTCCCAGGAGATTACTGAACATATTCTCCTGCTActagctccccagtgctggattatagGCAAACACCACCATGGCAGATTTCAGTTATGCTGGGAAATGAGTCCAGGGCCTGCTGCTTGAAACAGgagcactctcccaactgagccacatccccagcaatAAGCCTCTTATTTAACTGTCACTGAAGTTAGATAGTTCTCAGCTTAGCGGTAAAATCCTGATGTCAACAGAAGCAAAagatctggcacccaacattccCACCAAGTTCTCCACATGGTCGGAGTCAGTGTCTCCCCGTGTATCTTTGCATCTATTTTCCAGAGTCACTTGTGAAACATTCCTTTATTAAAAGAGACCAGCAAGTTCAGTGCAGTATTGGAGTCATGATGTCAATCAGATGGTAAAGGGGGCCTAATTGTCCTAAAGGGGATGCTCACACCTGGCATACAAAGTCATAAGGATTTATCAATCTGAAAGTCTGGCTATGTTGGCCTCGAACTGGTGATCTCCTGCCGCAGCTGCCCGAGTGCTGGTCCTAAGGTGTGTTTCCCCATGGCCAGGTTTGGGAGGGGACTTTACATCTGGAAACTTGGGAACTGGTGTtccaggcattttttttaattgtacaatCTCTCTCAACATCCTAGTACCTAATCATTACTGTATCCCAAGATAGagctatgtatatgtattttaaacagATCTGTTAGAAAGATCTTTCCCACACTCAACTGAAAACCTGGTTTGATCCGTGAGACTAGAAAATGGGGACTGTAATATGGCCCAGTGTTTAGCAACACCCACTGGGCTTGCAGGGAAGTAGGTAGTGCATAAGGGCTTGACTCCAGATCTAAGGCATCTGACAACTTCTAACCACACAAGCACTGAACTCACATATGAAACTCACAGGGACACAGAATTAAAATCAAAGCAGggtctatttttaaaagactacaCAATGAAGttacaaatgtaaacaaaaataatgaattacGCATATGTTTCATAAAAAATGTTGAGTTTCATTaggttttattttactattagaATCAGTAAGATACAAAgtatatgcaaatatacatatgcatttataATGATACAgataaaacacatacacagagttcTACCACTTGGAATTAGCAATCTGATCCCAAGATCTCAGCTTTCCTTCAATCTCTGTGGCTGCATCCCTCACTCATATATTTTATAGGACTGGGTTCTGGTCCTTTCACTATGTTCCTGCATTTCTTCTGAATCAAAGTGGATTGCAAAGTCCAGGCTAATGTAAAGTAAAGTACCAGAATCTCATTGTTCTAAGGCTAATCTGATGCCCTGAGGCCTGATCACACTAAGTGTGTTATCACAGACACAACCTGGGAGAAGAAACCACCTCCCTAGGCAGATGAGAACTCTACTTTCTAGGCAAGACTCCAGAATGAAATGTGCTTAATCTACCTATCTTACATGACTTTTTCCTTGTCATTCAGATCACCGATTGAAACCTAGTAACTGACACTGATGAAGAACAAATTAACAAGTAATAAGTTTTTGCATAAGCTAATGGATTCCATACTTTGTGGGTTCTTTCCCTCCTGTTACTGGGGATGAAATCCAGGGTATCAAGCATGCTGAGGACACATTCTGCCCCTGAGCCCACCCTAATCCTTCTTCCTTTATCCTCTCAACAGCCTGTAAAGTACATAGTATTAGTATCCCCAGTTACCAGAAAAAAATGGTCAGGATGGTCAGCACCCTCAAAGACTGGAAATGGTCAGATTGCAAATAGAAACTTATTTCCATTGCCCACTGCTTCCTACATACATGGTTATTATGGATTTCTAGGAAGGTGAGTGAAGAGGATGAACTTCCATGAGGGTCAGCAAGGATGCTAAACCTTATCAGCTCTATGTCATGGCTGGGAACATGGCCTTGATTTCTTGTACATAGATAGGTACATAGAAAAGAGCTGAGTCCTGTTTATGGGAATGGAATCGTCTCTGGGGGCAGAATGATATTTCTTTTAATCCAAAAGGTGTCAGTGTGAAAATTGCAACTCTGaaatgagaaaaagtaaaatCACAGTCAAGCAGATATCCCTcccagtctccttcctctctctcctctccatctttttctcatcttgcctcccttctttccctttcttttcctcctcttcttcctctcctttctataATCTCGctcctttctctttttgcctctctacccttctccccttctctcctcctgtctctcctcttctctgcacAGCTCTTCCTCCCTCATAGACCATGTGGAACTCCTCCTCCTATTCCTAGTCATCACTGTCATTGTCCTGTTAGACCTTGTCTTCTTTGTCAGTCCTAAtcatccccctctctcttcctccctcctcctgtacctcatcctccttctccttcttcttgtcaTGGCATGTGTCGATCCCTCTGTTTTTAACTCATTCTCTCTGGATCCCTTTCTTGTAGGATGACCTAATGAGGTAAAGGAGCTTAGCAATAGTAAAAATTAGGAAGaagaattaagtaaaaaaaaaataggtctgTTCAGATCAATCATTGGGAGGAACAAGTTGGGAGTGTGCTAAAACCAGTGTCCACCAGTCTCTATGAGATAATAATCAGTGcgtaaaaattacaaaagaaaacaggatgatTCATTGATTTCAAAACACCAGCTCTGCTGATGAATTCAGAGTAACATGCCATTGTGAATGAAAAGAGATGACACTCGTATGCAGTGTCTGGTGTGGAATTACTTCGAATTCTGGCTCTTTAGctcaatttttaagaatttgtCTTAGGAACCCAGCAGTGGTGTCAGCATGTCTTTTAAGAGCAGCTGGTGTTAATTAGAAAGTGCACCTTAAAGGGAGGCTTTCATAGCAATCACTTAAGACACTCTGAATATTACTTCATTTTTACAGTGTTCTGAGCCATGGAGCATTTTGCTCTTGTACCTTCCAGACCTGACTCCTACATACTCACTGTTTATATTTGGGTACACACACCACTGCAGTTGATTCTGGCAGCATCTTTTGACAGCAAAAACTGTGTACAAATCCACACTTGACAAGAAGCCTGTCTGGGTTGGATGGGtctgagaagacaaaagaagccaAGAATTCCCAGTGAGCCCCATGCCTGATCCACCAAGGAAGGCAAGTACAAGGAACTTCAACAACTGGTCCCCACCATGATTCCTGAAATCAAGCCAGATGTAAAAGTCAAATATATTGCATTTTGAGACACAAGCAGGCCTGAAATACTGTTAGTTTGGAGGAGGACACACTTAGGAGATGAACtctaaagaaattgagaaagacatGGTTAAGGCAAGAGGAGGATCAGTCACAGAGGAAGGAAATTGGAAAGTTGGACCAGGTTCCTGTCAAGTTCATGTTTCCTCAAGGAATCTTTAAACTATactgtttatgtatgtatactacaagtaagctatattttaaaatatcaaacattTGTAAAActaaaggaagacaaagaaaaggctaaaataacaaaaacaaaaacaactagaCAAAACCATGATGAAACCATTTCCCAGTTCCTGTACACATCAGGACTCTGTTAACCCAGTTCTGCAAAGAGCGGcctcatctctctccctttcccctagAATCTTGGCCTAGATAGATGTGATCCTCAATATGACAGTCTGACAAACTCCACAATAGCAGTAAATTCATCAGATGACTTTGCTTTCAAGCCACAGTCTTCCTGTGTAGCACAGGATGGTGCTAAAGTCACCATCCAGCAGGCCCACCTCCCTGAATGCTAGGCTTCCAGAACTGCCAGTACACCGAGCTTTCCATGGCTTCTTTAAACCTTGTGGTCTCTGCCCACCAAGGCCTAAAAGTCATTAGCCAACATCCTCaaagagctccagctccagcatgaGATCTGGATCCTCTTCTGCTGGAGTCTGTCCCTGGGTCACATGCTGAACTCATTCCCCCACTGTCCCTGCTGTGTGTCTTCTGTGAACCCCATAACCATTTCTCCTGCAGCCTTGTGTCTCTGTCATCCCCCACTGGGTTCCTGCTCTCCTCATTAGATCTCCTCCTCAGCTGTCAGCCAATCACTTCTCTTGCTCTCAACACTCCTTATTTACCAGGTTTTCTGGGCCGGCTCCATTCAGAAGCCATGCAGGTTCCTTTCCTGCCTTCCATTGGCTTCCCAAAACCTCCTTCCAACTGCCAGCAAAGGCTCCATAGATGTGATATCTCACAAGTGCCTTAAATTCCCCAAGGTATGACTGAACCCCAAAGTCTATCTTCCTCTAGATGCCCTACTCATGCTTGTGAGAGAATCACTGCCATCCCCCATGAGCCCAACTCCAAGCCTAACCTGTCACAGACTGGACAACCTCTATTCCTTGGCCCCTAGATCTTTGAAATTCTACATTCTTGTACACATAGCAGTCACCCTCTCATCACCTTTGGAAGTTAGCAGCTTACAATCATTAACTTACCTCCCTAATGCAACCAGACTTATAACTCCTTCATTTTACATTCTGGGGTCTGGCTTTTGTCACATCATTGTTCTCcacaaaataacataaaaagttGTTCCATTACTAAAAAGTATCACTGTTCTTCCTGGCCATAATCTAGCATCCTTTTCTGATACTAACACAAATTCCAGACAACAGGACTGCTCACTGATGCAAGACCGCTTCCCCATGGAATTCTGTTTGGGCGTCTTTACAAGTCATCATAAGTCACCATAAGTGGGACCCCTCTTCCTCTGACACCTATAGTCCTGTATTTATCTcctgaaaaaagagaatatattcTGCCTCATCGGAATTGGTGCTCATTTTCTGTGTGATCTCCCATTTGTGTCTAGGCACAATGGGCCAAATTTCCATCTGTCATGGTATATTATTGTTAGCAAAGCAGTAAAAATTTATGCAACTGAAGCATGAGACACAGGAGACTATCTCACACATCAGCACTTCCCCAGCTTTGAATACAAAAGTACTTGTGATCTCTCAAAACCTAGATATAACTGCCTGATTGTGGCCTACACCTGACCCATTAAGAGAAgtgttctgtgagtttgaggccctgaCAATGAAAGAATCACTAGGGAAGGAACTGTTTCCTTGAAGATGACCACAGGTCTGCACAGCATGTCCAACCACTTGAAAACCTTGCATAAAGCTCTTTGGGTGTGCACAACGCAAGTGCTTCTTCCTAAAGAAAAAATGCAATCATTAGAAGGAATTCTCGACTTGGTTAAAATACTTGCAGTCATCCAACTTTTCAGGACATAGTCTCTACTCCATGTTCTCAGACATCCTAGGGAAGCTACCATTCTCCATCCACACACAAGCTATTGGAACTTTGAAtaagagataaaaataagaaaagtgtgTTTAAAGCACCAGGAAATGTGCCTTTGACTCAAGGCTAGAACACAAGTGACTGCATGTGCTCAGAGACAGACAACCTAGAATGGATTGACTCTGCGCAGAGAAAGATCTCGGCTGTGTGTTTCTAAGAGACAAAGAGGATACTGCTATCAGGGAAATCAGTTTGCTTACATGAAAAAAACCTAAGGTGAGAAGCCCCAGCTCTTCTTGGATAAAGAAGAGTTCCTCCTTGTTCTCAGCATAGCAATAATCAGGGCCTCCATTCTGCACAGGGATTATAATATGAGTGACATGATATTCTTCCTTTACCTGACAAGAGAAAACAACTTGTTACAATTCCTTGGCACTGTCAATCCCACTCTCTTATAACACAAGTAAGTGAAACCCCCACCCCAGTGAATGACTCTCATCCTTCTCCCTCACCTCAGTGTTTCTCCAACTGAAACACTGCTCCAGTGCTTTGCTGGGTACTGTATGAAGGCACAGAGGATAAGATGAACCTGACATGTCCCTCTTAGAACATTCTGGGACTAGGGTCTTCCCTGCAGCAGCCAGTAGGTCTGTGTGGGGATCTTGAGGTGTTTAATTTATATTCCAAGGCTTACCACCGAGTAGGTGGTCAGACCAGGCTACAAAAGAAATTGAATCCTCCTCCACTAAGAATTAGTCAATATGCCTGTCTCCATGTCTCATACCTGACATTCTGCCTGACAGCCTGCCTGCTTTTACTTCAATGTCTCACTCTGTATGTGAGCCAGGTATGAACTTTCAAGAAGCCTCCAGCCTTAGTTTGACAataactggggttacaggcattagCCACCACTAGAGCGAAAATTTCTAATTATAGCATTGAAGCAAATTATTCAATTCAAGGGATTCTGAAAAGCAACCAATTGCAAAATCATCAAATTCAAGTTGGCCAGGCCTTGTCATCCATGGTTCCTTCTGTGGAGTGATATGTATGGACACAGCCCCTGGATATGTTTTCTGGGAGTCATGGGAAGCCAAGGGGGAAGAAACAGTCTGAGATCAAGAAGGAGTTTTCATATCTTTACCAGGGTACCACATAAGACACCGCATGTTTCTAGTCCTTTCTTGGTGTTCTTCCTTGCAGAATGGAAGAACTGATCCCATAAATCCTGAAGAAAGACCGCAGGGTGGAGGCCTTTGGAGTTCAGAACtgcaatggaaaagagaaagaagtctgAGGTTACAGAGCCTGGTGTCCCTGAACAGAACTCAGCTTGGCAGCATGGAGGAATAACACAGTCATTGGTATTCTCTCCAGCATCCCTTCTCCCCATGATGGAACTACAAAGCAGGCAGGGAGTTTCTTCTCTAAGCTCTGGCCACAGCTGAGTGGTAGCTGTGAGCATGGACTTTACTGTCAGCTTGAGTGGATGGAACAACGTATTTCTGGTTATGACTGAGCTAGTTGTAAAGAAATTTCTGTGTGGGTTCACAGACTCAGTGGGAAAGTGCCCTCTCAACTCTGGTGGGTAACATGAAGGCATAAGGAAGCTAAAtaggacaaacagacagagaaaatGTAAACTTCTGCTGTCTCTCTGGGGACAGACACATCTTTATTTCTTGTTCATATCTCCAGGTCTGCTGGTCTCTAGAATCTCAGGTCTGGACTTCCGTTTCCCTGGGTCCTCATGGGTCTTGAGATTGAGTCTCAAAAAGTATCTGCCATGGTCTGTGCATTTCAGACAATGACTGAATCAAACTTCCAGAACTTCCACCTTGAAGAATGCCTATTTGTGGGCATGCTCAGCCATGTAGACGATTTTTCCCAAGAGCTGTGAGGACATGAGAAATACCATCAAAGGTTGCAGTTTTATggaaacatacacagacacttgTCTCAAGATCAGAACAACACTCACTGTCTCAAACAGGGCATGTTGGAGGCAAGGGGGAGAACCTTGAGACCATGGAACATCAGGACAATCCTTGTGTACATCACCCTAGAGAATTTCAGCTCAAGACTACAACCATGAGTGAAGATGATGCACTAAGCCCAGCAAAGCCACAGGGACAGTTGCTCAACTTAGCTGGGACCAGTCATCCCTTTCCTGATTATTTCTCCCAGTCCCATAAGAACTAAACATCTTACTCATGTTTCTTTATTATATTACACAGATGTGTGGATTGTTGACTGCACAGGCTCATGGCTGGGAAAGGACAACTCTCTAACCTGTGCCTAATTAAGACAGAGCATTGCAATTTGGTTTCAGGCTCCTCCTCATTCAAGAAGAGATTTTGAATTATGCAAGATAAGACAAGAATCAAccaatattttataaacttttgaAAACCCAGCCCTGGTGATGTACACTTGGAATTCCAGCATTTGCttgctgaggcagcaggatctaAAGTCAGGCTTATTCAGGCTCTAAAGGCAGATGTTAtatatggggaaaaaaacaaaataaaacatattagctaaaatatttaagaacttCTTTTCTACAATATTTGTGAATTTCCCTTTTAAGATCCTTTATTATGAACTGtgagtgtgtttgcatgtgtccatgatctgtatttgtttttcagaATGTGCACGCTGATGTGTGAGCAAGGATGCACAGGTGCTTCAGCACATCTGCAGATGTGACCTAACTGCCTGGAGTGCTGATCTTCCCTGACCCCCTTTGGTCCAACAGAATCTCATTTGTGCTTCTCTGTCTGCCCAGCTAGCTGTGCTGTGAAAAACCAggtcttctcctgtctccctgtcccacctcacCTGAAGAGAACCTTGAATGTAGAGGTGGCCAACACACCCCATTGTCACGTGCTTTCTGGAGATTCCATCTCAGGTTCTGACCCTGTCACTGCTAGCGCTTCACCCACAGAGTCATCGTCTCCATGGCCCTAATTGAGGATTTCCTGTGAAAGTCTACCAAATGCTGAAAATATAATCTCATGCACCCAAAATTCTGTTGCCCTCACATCTCTCCATTATGTCACAAGATTATCTGAGAGTCCGACTTTCATAAAGtaacaatgcacagcacattcCTTATGATGGAAGATGATTCAGTATTTTCTTAATGTGATTCTTCAAATCTCTACAGAGCTCAGAAaagatgaggatctgaattcaaacaAGTTTTGAGGAAACTTGTCTGGGTAAACTAAGTTAAAGGTTATTTTGACAAGACAGTCAGATGGCAGGAAGAAACGAGACAACACTCATCACAGGAGGTTCTGTTACCGCAGCAAAGTGGATCCGTGGAAGCAAACGGCCGAGGACGTGGACAAGGGGAAGGAACATTCTCTGTCGCTCAGTGCTCTAGACCTCAGACACCTGTGCACCAGCACCGCCTTACTTTACTGGAGAGCTGCAGTCTGTTTTGTGTGGCTGACCCAGATGCAGGGAAACACTTATACACAAGTCATTTCCAAGTCATGGACCTGTGGTGACTCACCTGGGCTTCTCATCATTTTAGTCTCTCCACAGTGAGTGTCTGCTGAAGTGATGGGTGTTATCTCCTCAATGGCTTCCTGTGGGCCACACACCACTGGTTGTTGAACAGGTGTGCTTCCTCCTGAAGGTTCTTCAGCCTTTGTACATGTTGATGTCAGCCTGGGGTTCACCTCTCCACAACGCACAAGTCTATGTTGAAGAGAGATGAATTTGGGCAAGGCTGGGGAGTTTTGTCTGAGATTTCTTCTATCCTCCCAGAATGCCTTGTTTtttgcctcttcctctcttcttttcttctacagaaGGAGAAACAGATTTAGGCTACATCTTCAAATCCCAGAAGGAAAAGCCTTACCAGCAAAAAGGTTTTCAAAGTGCATGTCTGTTTAGGTCTGACATCTCAGCATAGGGCCCATGGAGCACCAGGTCTATGGAGAACAGCCACCACCACCTTAGTCAGTTTCTGTATAGCTATCTTCAGTAACAACGAAGTCTCAATATTCTCAGTGCCCTactgcactctgtgtgtgtgtgtgtgtgtgtgtgtgtgtgtgtgtgtgtgtgtgtgtgtgttggcttgcCTGGATaaagtgcatgtgtgttcaaCTGAGTGTGGAGCCTATCCATTGGATCATAGACTCACTgaaacaacaacacaacacagTCCCAGGACATAGGCTGACTAAGTGACATACAAGACGCTGTCTGTGCTCGCATACTGATCTTATCTGCCAGGTAGCCCTCATACTCCCTGGTGTACTGCTTTAGGAGTTTGCTCTTCAGAGTCTCAGCCCTTTTGAAAACCTTATTTACAGTCTGCAGTACAAAACCCCTAAATGAAGAGTTAAAACAGTTCTAAATGtcagaaaagagggaaagaaaataaatgacgaAAGGCAGCAGTATCTCATGCATGACTTGAACCCCATTTCCTGCCATCCCTCTACTCTGTACTGCTATGCTGAGGCAGCATCAGCTCCCATCCTACCCAGGGTCATGATTTATAGCTTTTCTCTAAATATCTCCCTGCTGCACTGGAGATTTTAGGTCAGCTACATAGACAATGAAGACCCACCTTGAGGATTTTGAACCTTTTTCCAGGGGCAGTAGAGTTTCGATATTATGGGGCCTTTCCGAGTTTCACCACAAGGAGTTTAAAGAAGTAGAGCAGAGTGACTAAGATGTACAGAAAAGTTCCAAATAAC
The nucleotide sequence above comes from Peromyscus maniculatus bairdii isolate BWxNUB_F1_BW_parent chromosome 1, HU_Pman_BW_mat_3.1, whole genome shotgun sequence. Encoded proteins:
- the LOC143266994 gene encoding STAM-binding protein-like — its product is MMRSPVLNSKGLHPAVFLQDLWDQFFHSARKNTKKGLETCGVLCGTLVKEEYHVTHIIIPVQNGGPDYCYAENKEELFFIQEELGLLTLGFFHTHPTQTGFLSSVDLYTVFAVKRCCQNQLQWCVYPNINSHPTRKGSRENELKTEGSTHAMTRRRRRRMRVAIFTLTPFGLKEISFCPQRRFHSHKQDSALFYVPIYVQEIKAMFPAMT